A window of the Streptomyces sp. Ag109_O5-10 genome harbors these coding sequences:
- a CDS encoding adenosylmethionine--8-amino-7-oxononanoate transaminase: MPEPGLGVPELLELDRRHVWHPYGPMPGRAEPLVVESASGVRLRLADGSGELVDGMSSWWSAIHGYNHPVLNEAARDQLGRMSHVMFGGLTHEPAVRLAKLLVDITPAGLEHVFLADSGSVSVEVAVKMCLQYWRSLGRPAKQRLLTWRGGYHGDTWQPMSVCDPEGGMHELWSGVLPRQVFADAPPAEYDEPYAEHLRSVIERHAHELAAVIVEPVVQGAGGMRFHSPAYLRVLREACDAHDVLLVFDEIATGFGRTGALFAADHAAVAPDVMCVGKALTGGYLTMAATLCTHRVADGISRGEVPVLAHGPTFMGNPLAASVACASLGLLLGQDWPAEVKRIEAGLREGLAPAREFAGVRDVRVLGAIGVVQLDHEVDMKAATAAAVREGVWLRPFRDLVYTMPPYVTDDADVARIARAVCAAAREG, encoded by the coding sequence ATGCCTGAGCCCGGCCTCGGCGTCCCCGAGCTGCTGGAGCTCGACCGCCGGCACGTCTGGCATCCGTACGGCCCGATGCCCGGCCGGGCCGAACCGCTCGTCGTGGAGTCGGCGAGCGGGGTCCGGCTGCGGCTCGCGGACGGCTCCGGCGAGTTGGTCGACGGGATGTCGTCCTGGTGGTCGGCGATCCACGGCTACAACCACCCGGTGCTCAACGAGGCCGCACGCGACCAGCTCGGCCGCATGAGCCACGTCATGTTCGGCGGGCTCACCCACGAGCCCGCCGTCCGGTTGGCGAAGCTGCTCGTCGACATCACGCCGGCCGGCCTGGAGCACGTCTTCCTCGCCGACTCGGGGTCGGTGTCGGTCGAGGTCGCGGTGAAGATGTGCCTGCAGTACTGGCGCTCCCTCGGCCGCCCCGCCAAGCAGCGCCTGCTGACCTGGCGCGGCGGCTACCACGGCGACACCTGGCAGCCGATGTCGGTGTGCGACCCCGAGGGCGGGATGCACGAGCTCTGGTCCGGCGTGCTGCCCCGCCAGGTGTTCGCGGACGCCCCGCCCGCGGAGTACGACGAGCCGTACGCCGAGCACCTGCGGTCCGTGATCGAGCGGCACGCGCACGAGCTGGCCGCGGTGATCGTGGAGCCGGTGGTGCAGGGCGCCGGCGGGATGCGCTTCCACTCCCCCGCCTACCTGCGGGTGCTGCGCGAGGCGTGCGACGCGCACGACGTCCTGCTGGTGTTCGACGAGATCGCGACCGGCTTCGGGCGCACCGGCGCGCTGTTCGCGGCGGACCACGCGGCCGTCGCCCCGGACGTGATGTGCGTCGGCAAGGCGCTGACCGGCGGCTACCTGACGATGGCCGCGACCCTGTGCACTCACCGGGTGGCCGACGGGATCTCGCGGGGCGAGGTCCCGGTGCTGGCGCACGGGCCGACGTTCATGGGCAACCCGCTCGCGGCCTCGGTCGCCTGCGCCTCGCTGGGGCTGCTCCTCGGCCAGGACTGGCCGGCGGAGGTCAAGCGGATCGAGGCGGGGCTGCGGGAGGGCCTGGCGCCCGCCCGGGAGTTCGCCGGGGTCCGGGACGTCCGGGTCCTCGGCGCCATCGGGGTGGTCCAGCTGGACCACGAGGTCGACATGAAGGCCGCCACCGCGGCCGCCGTGCGCGAGGGCGTGTGGCTGCGGCCGTTCCGCGACCTCGTGTACACGATGCCGCCGTACGTCACGGATGACGCGGACGTGGCACGGATCGCGCGCGCGGTGTGCGCCGCCGCGCGGGAGGGATGA
- a CDS encoding triacylglycerol lipase has translation MQRAERRIATALSAVAGSLLLSLPLSAGTAQAASHEPIVFVHGLSGDSSSWNDWIADFEADGYSSSELYAISYDWTKSNVTTASTLSTYIQSVLSRTGASKVDLVVHSMGALNSRYYLKNLGGTSYVDHFVSVAGVNHGTSVASLCGWLYTSCKEMTTGSSFLTALNSGDETPGGVSYAAYWSDCDAAIDPDTSAELSGATNVDVGCISHTDMNDDHGVYEQVRDFIG, from the coding sequence ATGCAACGCGCCGAGCGTCGCATCGCAACCGCTCTGTCGGCGGTAGCCGGTTCGCTCCTTCTGTCCCTCCCCCTGAGTGCCGGCACCGCGCAGGCCGCGAGCCACGAGCCGATCGTGTTCGTGCACGGCCTGAGCGGCGACTCCAGCAGCTGGAACGACTGGATCGCGGACTTCGAGGCGGACGGCTACTCGTCGTCCGAGCTGTACGCGATCTCGTACGACTGGACGAAGTCGAACGTCACCACGGCCTCGACGCTGTCGACGTACATCCAGTCCGTCCTCTCCAGGACCGGTGCCTCGAAGGTGGACCTGGTGGTGCACTCCATGGGTGCGCTCAACAGCCGCTACTACCTCAAGAACCTCGGCGGGACCTCGTACGTGGACCACTTCGTGTCGGTCGCCGGGGTGAACCACGGGACCAGCGTCGCCTCGCTGTGCGGGTGGCTGTACACCTCCTGCAAGGAGATGACGACCGGCAGCTCGTTCCTGACCGCCCTGAACTCCGGTGACGAGACGCCCGGCGGCGTCTCGTACGCGGCGTACTGGTCGGACTGCGACGCGGCGATCGACCCGGACACCTCGGCGGAGCTGAGCGGGGCGACCAATGTCGACGTCGGCTGCATCTCGCACACCGACATGAACGACGACCACGGGGTCTACGAGCAGGTGCGCGACTTCATCGGCTGA
- the bioD gene encoding dethiobiotin synthase — translation MPILVITGTGTEVGKTVTTAAVAAAALAAGRSVAVLKAAQTGVRPDERGDADEVARLAGAVTAAEVARFPEPLAPGTAARRAGLAPVRPRDVAEAAAKLATEHELVLVEGAGGLLVRFDAAGGTLADVARLLDARVLVVASAGLGTLNTTELTARELRLRELELLGVVIGSWPDSPDLASRCNVADLPEVAGAPLLGALPEGAGALAPAHFRAVAPSWLSARLDGSWDAEAFREREAP, via the coding sequence ATGCCGATCCTGGTGATCACGGGGACGGGCACGGAGGTCGGCAAGACGGTCACCACGGCCGCGGTCGCCGCCGCCGCGCTCGCGGCGGGCCGCTCGGTGGCGGTGCTGAAGGCCGCACAGACGGGGGTACGGCCCGACGAGCGCGGGGACGCCGACGAGGTCGCGCGGCTCGCGGGTGCCGTGACGGCGGCCGAAGTCGCCCGTTTCCCGGAGCCGTTGGCGCCGGGCACGGCGGCCCGCAGGGCGGGGCTGGCCCCCGTGCGGCCGCGGGACGTGGCCGAGGCCGCCGCCAAGCTGGCCACCGAGCACGAACTGGTGCTGGTCGAGGGCGCGGGCGGCCTGCTCGTCCGCTTCGACGCGGCGGGCGGCACGCTGGCGGACGTGGCCCGGCTGCTGGACGCGCGGGTGCTGGTGGTGGCGTCGGCCGGGCTCGGCACGCTGAACACCACCGAGCTGACCGCCCGTGAACTGCGCCTTAGGGAGCTGGAGTTGCTGGGCGTGGTGATCGGGAGCTGGCCGGACTCCCCGGATCTGGCGTCGCGGTGCAATGTCGCCGACCTGCCGGAGGTCGCCGGAGCACCGCTGCTGGGTGCGCTGCCCGAGGGAGCCGGGGCGCTGGCGCCCGCGCACTTCCGTGCGGTGGCGCCGAGTTGGCTGTCGGCGCGGCTGGACGGAAGCTGGGACGCGGAGGCGTTCCGGGAGCGGGAAGCACCGTAG
- the bioB gene encoding biotin synthase BioB, with amino-acid sequence MDLLNTLVDKGLRRELPTRDEALAVLATSDDDVLDVVAAAGKVRRHWFGRRVKLNYLVNLKSGLCPEDCSYCSQRLGSSTGILKYSWLKPDEASKAAAAGLAGGAKRVCLVASGRGPTDRDVDRVAGTIRAIKEQNDGVEVCACLGLLSDGQAERLREAGADAYNHNLNTSEGTYGDITTTHTYADRVDTVNKAHAAGLSACSGLIAGMGESDADLVDVVFSLRELDPDSVPVNFLIPVEGTPLAKEWNLTPQRCLRILAMVRFVCPDVEVRIAGGREVHLRTMQPLALHLANSIFLGDYLTTEGQAGQADLEMIADAGFTVEGADEVTLPQHRAEVRGGGCGSHGAGSAAGCGSHAEDGCGSVCGSHEGTAEGAAVPAVNEPRTDLVSVRRRGAGTDLAPNA; translated from the coding sequence ATGGACCTGCTGAACACGCTGGTGGACAAGGGGCTTCGGCGCGAGCTGCCGACCCGCGACGAAGCGCTCGCCGTACTGGCGACCTCCGACGACGACGTGCTCGACGTGGTGGCCGCGGCCGGCAAGGTGCGCCGGCACTGGTTCGGCCGGCGCGTGAAACTCAACTACCTGGTCAACCTCAAGTCGGGCCTGTGCCCCGAGGACTGCTCCTACTGCTCGCAGCGGCTGGGCTCCTCCACCGGGATCCTGAAGTACAGCTGGCTGAAACCCGACGAGGCCTCGAAGGCGGCCGCCGCGGGCCTGGCCGGGGGCGCCAAGCGGGTCTGCCTGGTGGCCAGCGGACGCGGTCCGACCGACCGGGACGTGGACCGGGTCGCGGGCACCATCAGGGCCATCAAGGAGCAGAACGACGGCGTCGAGGTGTGCGCCTGCCTCGGCCTGCTCTCCGACGGCCAGGCGGAACGGCTGCGGGAGGCGGGCGCCGACGCCTACAACCACAACCTCAACACGTCCGAGGGGACGTACGGGGACATCACGACCACGCACACGTACGCCGACCGGGTGGACACGGTCAACAAGGCGCACGCGGCGGGTCTGTCGGCCTGCTCCGGTCTGATCGCCGGCATGGGCGAGAGCGACGCGGACCTGGTCGACGTGGTCTTCTCGCTGCGCGAGCTGGACCCGGACTCCGTTCCGGTGAACTTCCTGATCCCGGTCGAGGGCACCCCCCTGGCCAAGGAGTGGAACCTCACCCCGCAGCGCTGCCTGCGCATCCTGGCGATGGTGCGGTTCGTCTGCCCCGACGTGGAGGTGCGGATCGCGGGCGGCCGCGAGGTCCATCTGCGCACCATGCAGCCGCTCGCGCTGCACCTGGCCAACTCGATCTTCCTCGGCGACTACCTGACCACCGAGGGCCAGGCCGGCCAGGCCGACCTGGAGATGATCGCGGACGCCGGGTTCACGGTGGAGGGCGCCGACGAGGTGACGCTGCCTCAGCACCGGGCGGAGGTCCGGGGCGGCGGCTGCGGGTCGCACGGGGCCGGGAGCGCCGCCGGGTGCGGGTCCCACGCCGAGGACGGTTGCGGTTCGGTGTGCGGCTCCCACGAGGGCACCGCCGAGGGTGCGGCCGTCCCCGCCGTCAACGAACCGCGCACCGACCTGGTCTCGGTCCGTCGCCGGGGAGCCGGAACGGACCTCGCGCCCAATGCCTGA
- a CDS encoding helix-turn-helix transcriptional regulator yields the protein MVIPVNPPHLDRTSPPQPTEAGPCPAPALPEGVRVRVARVVYEDQRAVAELVPRLTGRQATGADPLPVEPAEMAPELLHALRREIRALPDETRLLLLLAAADQYPVATHAFLRAVTAGRLDTRPLETAEAAGVAHAGVCGVFFRDPWTRIAAYETGSPADRRAAHLLLARVLGGKGETARRSWHRGAAALGPSARLAAELRTAADRARSERRPALARALAERAAELCPDPAEEARLLALAAADAWRSGEPDRARRLAARTDNTALNGVLALRAGDAAEAFDALLSAAVRQERSADAVELLALATEAALYTGDLRRCREAHVLAQWLDLPPAGILAALARAVEGRYADARVLLKSTAGRCGPGGDPALLIHSGIAALLLGDHTRAVAATLRAAASARSRGIPGTVAQAMEFRAYADFWTGRPRAAEAAAQEALRQAYATGQDNGACHLQAALAMFAAVTGDEEACRERAAAARSHALAHGLGLPAALAQWALAFLDLAGGRFPAAAARLRALAGFGPGHGHRAIRHLATPHYVEAAVRTGDTRVARAAHADYDRWATAVRSPDELALSARCRALLAPGAEAVQHYRCALDLHARGTRDFERARTELLFGGALRRLRQRTEARDRLHSALEAFESFDAPHCAAQARAELRALGTPLTAHSGTDPAAVLTAQQLMVARMAAEGATNREIADRLNLSPRTIDHHLRGVFSRLGIRSRIELVRLLGESP from the coding sequence GTGGTGATACCGGTGAACCCCCCACACCTTGACCGCACTTCGCCACCGCAGCCGACCGAGGCGGGGCCGTGCCCGGCTCCGGCGCTCCCCGAGGGCGTCCGCGTCCGAGTGGCACGAGTCGTGTACGAGGACCAGCGCGCCGTGGCCGAACTCGTGCCGCGCCTCACCGGACGGCAGGCCACCGGCGCCGACCCGCTGCCGGTCGAACCGGCCGAAATGGCACCGGAGTTGCTTCACGCCCTGCGCCGGGAGATCCGCGCCCTGCCCGACGAGACCCGGCTGCTGTTGCTGCTCGCCGCAGCCGACCAGTACCCGGTCGCCACCCACGCCTTCCTGCGCGCGGTCACCGCCGGCCGGCTCGACACCCGCCCGCTGGAGACCGCGGAGGCGGCCGGCGTCGCCCACGCCGGTGTCTGCGGGGTGTTCTTCCGCGACCCCTGGACCCGGATCGCCGCCTACGAGACCGGTTCACCGGCCGACCGGCGCGCGGCCCACCTGCTGCTCGCCCGGGTACTCGGCGGCAAGGGCGAGACGGCCCGCCGCTCCTGGCACCGGGGCGCCGCCGCCCTCGGCCCCAGCGCCCGGCTCGCGGCGGAACTGCGCACCGCCGCCGACCGGGCCCGCTCCGAAAGACGCCCCGCCCTGGCCCGCGCCCTCGCCGAACGGGCCGCCGAGCTCTGCCCCGACCCGGCCGAGGAGGCCCGGTTGCTCGCCCTGGCCGCCGCCGACGCCTGGCGCTCCGGAGAACCCGACCGGGCGCGACGGCTGGCCGCCCGCACGGACAACACGGCCCTCAACGGCGTCCTCGCCCTCAGGGCGGGCGACGCCGCCGAGGCCTTCGACGCCCTGCTCAGCGCCGCCGTCAGGCAGGAACGTTCCGCCGACGCTGTGGAACTCCTCGCCCTCGCCACCGAGGCCGCCCTCTACACCGGCGACCTCAGACGCTGCCGCGAGGCCCATGTCCTCGCCCAGTGGCTCGACCTCCCGCCGGCCGGCATCCTCGCCGCCCTCGCCCGCGCCGTCGAAGGCCGCTACGCCGACGCCCGGGTCCTCCTCAAGAGCACCGCGGGTCGCTGCGGGCCCGGCGGCGACCCCGCGCTGCTGATCCACTCCGGCATCGCCGCGCTGCTGCTCGGCGACCACACCCGGGCCGTCGCCGCCACCCTCCGGGCCGCCGCCTCCGCCCGGTCACGCGGCATCCCGGGGACCGTCGCCCAGGCGATGGAGTTCCGTGCCTACGCCGACTTCTGGACCGGCCGCCCCCGGGCCGCCGAGGCCGCCGCCCAGGAGGCCCTGCGCCAGGCGTACGCCACCGGGCAGGACAACGGGGCCTGCCATCTCCAGGCCGCGCTCGCCATGTTCGCCGCCGTCACCGGGGACGAGGAGGCCTGCCGGGAGCGCGCGGCGGCCGCCCGCTCGCACGCCCTGGCGCACGGACTGGGTCTGCCCGCCGCCCTCGCCCAGTGGGCGCTCGCCTTCCTCGACCTGGCGGGCGGCCGTTTCCCGGCGGCCGCCGCCCGGCTGCGCGCCCTCGCCGGGTTCGGCCCCGGACACGGCCACCGGGCCATCCGGCACCTGGCCACCCCGCACTACGTCGAGGCCGCCGTCCGTACCGGGGACACCCGGGTCGCCCGTGCCGCGCACGCCGACTACGACCGCTGGGCGACCGCCGTCCGCAGCCCCGACGAGCTCGCGCTCAGCGCCCGCTGCCGGGCCCTGCTTGCCCCGGGTGCCGAGGCGGTCCAGCACTACCGCTGCGCACTGGACCTGCACGCCCGGGGCACCCGTGACTTCGAACGCGCCCGCACCGAGCTGCTGTTCGGCGGTGCGCTGCGCCGGCTGCGGCAGCGCACCGAGGCCCGCGACCGGCTGCACAGCGCCCTGGAGGCCTTCGAGTCCTTCGACGCCCCGCACTGCGCCGCCCAGGCGCGCGCCGAACTCCGCGCCCTGGGTACTCCGTTGACGGCGCACTCCGGGACCGACCCGGCTGCCGTACTCACCGCCCAGCAGCTGATGGTCGCCCGAATGGCCGCCGAGGGCGCCACGAACCGCGAGATCGCGGACCGTCTCAACCTCAGCCCGCGCACGATCGACCACCATCTGCGCGGGGTCTTCAGCCGGCTGGGGATCCGCTCCCGGATCGAACTGGTACGGCTGCTGGGGGAGTCGCCCTAG